In Spodoptera frugiperda isolate SF20-4 chromosome 12, AGI-APGP_CSIRO_Sfru_2.0, whole genome shotgun sequence, a single window of DNA contains:
- the LOC118262578 gene encoding uncharacterized protein LOC118262578 isoform X6, whose protein sequence is MSWMKRPQGGTAPPPGPERQSYAAPQVQAFGNQQNMYPNYQAGTGAGNVQPQQFWQMPPQQQGQYGQQFGQVYQQQDYPTNANQFYQQPAPNQFNQNYTSQGFNNAQTQSYQQNYYPTEGATQHNFQQNKPNADSWEDNWDWGWEESAKQAQKANQNAGQQLAPPQQAAFNNANVIEESFASTDSWNWSMDEKKESKEPVSVPHNNENKEPLPLPSKPVASSNSEAETVNNMPPAHTEEVRSLNDKEVVRERLPNLALGKRFHLDNLTPQWSIESQMSQESSDGPHTHSEGTYRSDNQSRNSSKSSPGLNTDNSNFNYSQVGFDESFPQNNEWSRPTDEPPTDHVQSNSRRESHDDLSGSLQELNLNNHKKPSTDTSHQSHHDDARSSHDFSSTTQPPPAVSPLSFPSPVASNVVPPVMVTNMPPPPPVSSTSTPSSASSSAALPAASSSSAIPPPNFPPPTSSQNPFKMNAGPFSHKTIAKVSTSAASAPAFPAPSATLASPAVVSKVSQHNRVSQGFEANLETTPDNSERPDQPQISAFRPLPVSQPVPDNMEIAPQNDRNEYLQTAHLSSSDYGENTDFSRGPPPPGLRRMVVGQQESEYNQNLNISGDEPPPGLARMVPGQQTESVNAYNQAGENYLDRHIDGQPTENSARPYRQADGQQTPDSYTQAPPARAAERRPIGLDRMVPGEPSNDEYPQYPTSNYAGTNEQRVVTGLDHDFSMPTDAGPPDVREQNVDGSDYTEQSSRNPPRNIIGARESSNDASPDFSAPPDDNQREVTMEGENLQDLSIISSTELTYSREQVLDGADITLADIATDRKTDLSDSIDHPTTSSRRQSLNRVNTSGEDSERDRAFKSSPRRDRDKHKSTRDRDSKRDRDRDRERERDRDRERDKDGRYSRGDRKYEPERRSGREERRERDAYPRERRDRDRDSPDARRHRRTRAPRYETEDTDYYSDRERDRRRHREGSYTSSKPPRPEDKERRYVEERDRNKRYHTIERDRRYDDDRERRERRRGDRYRDRYERAYRDIDPSRKHGNLRAQRDEDARRVVTFSSDAKTKDSCLGQGELSATSRPESREAPATDDDSHEARRRARARRTAEPFYDEYGSGMGGGYADPYLVQRQQYQYYEHLRLTNPAAYMQVYKQLMAGHAPPVPPYFTPITELGGAAYEERREDRGSVHSGRSSATGLKGNDTYYGRLAAGGAGSLRAASLRTDLSDRDLNTDMSLNLHLEESTVRSERMTPFRYSTAHTKGSVASRDVVVVAAGYPADGAPGPVRVLSLAAALQRLPDAAELAAYPGPLVKGTTHKKSVIEYCKLRARSAAHEGARDVTGYVLLWELLALMLRQNGVVVGSDIAELLMNNTREYPDSAAASRRGSGAEPREPRPEPCEPQPEPRDEDSYAPDQPAPSLDDLTLRVAGRAAADAGAALDRLRELLIYGNRQEALEWAMRSGQWAHALALGGVLGRRARGLVAARWLAALPAADPLHSLHAALNVAPVPAATCVSEARWGDWRPHAAILLANPSARPDHDRRTLLQFGDSLASRGLLYSAQFCYLAAGEQLARHPLAPLAGPGGPAGAPLAGSGGPAGAPPRLSLLLGEPRAPTLAQFAHNKALFATEIYEYAMSLNQDDFVLAEFQAYKLVLGVRLADVGLYERALAYSAAAARGLQRAPAPHSRALLRALAALAERLQHHDPALLEPAPEDGDSAEASPRHLRHWLDDVRQAADAADIALPGTQYPQPTPYSVPTEETPDYATQYYAQQQHLDQQQQLGQQQQQLGQQQQQLGQQQQQQQPGQQQQLELQQEPLQQQPAVEEPAQYAQYEDWGHAAEPGPYAEPGPYADPYWQPDSYSYGEGEAPQISMPGSRRADSLAAPAHAHDEEPDAEPPKAPSNKKQEDKPKAEGAKDGKASKGGWLGGILTKLSLRPPNQMILPDDKNPTIVWDAETKRWRNLDGDSADSAPPPPPPRDLPPAMQSVPTSTSPPPPSAGAPPSAPVSNIFKMQKGRHIKKSYVDVLNPGGAGPGPGPAPAPAVLGPSVPLQPPPSYFVPAPLPQSGVYDAPMVESERDPYEHSGI, encoded by the exons ATGTCTTGGATGAAGCGGCCACAGGGTGGCACGGCACCGCCGCCGGGCCCCGAGCGACAGTCCTACGCCGCACCCCAGGTACAG GCATTTGGGAACCAACAGAACATGTACCCAAATTATCAAGCAGGTACAGGTGCAGGCAATGTTCAACCACAGCAGTTCTGGCAGATGCCACCCCAACAACAAGGCCAGTATGGTCAGCAGTTTGGACAAGTGTACCAACAACAAGACTATCCTACCAATGCTAACCAGTTTTATCAGCAACCAGCTCCAAACCAGTTCAACCAGAACTACACCAGTCAGGGTTTCAATAATGCTCAAACCCAAAGTTACCAACAAAATTATTACCCCACTGAAGGAGCCACACAACACAACTTTCAACAAAATAAGCCCAATGCTGACAGTTGGGAGGACAACTGGGACTGGGGATGGGAGGAATCAGCAAAACAAGCTCAGAAAGCAAACCAGAATGCAGGCCAGCAACTTGCGCCTCCTCAACAGGCAGCCTTCAATAATGCTAATGTTATAGAAGAGAGTTTTGCTTCAACTGATAGCTGGAATTGGTCTATGGATGAAAAGAAAGAGTCAAAGGAGCCTGTGTCTGTACCTCacaacaatgaaaataaagaacCCCTCCCTCTTCCCTCAAAGCCTGTAGCAAGTAGTAACTCTGAGGCTGAAACAGTAAATAACATGCCTCCCGCTCATACTGAGGAAGTTCGGAGCTTGAATGATAAGGAGGTGGTAAGGGAGCGTCTGCCTAATCTGGCTTTAGGTAAACGCTTTCATTTAGACAATTTAACTCCGCAATGGTCCATAGAATCCCAAATGTCCCAAGAATCAAGTGATGGACCTCACACTCATTCTGAAGGAACTTATAGGAGTGATAATCAGTCTAGGAACTCGAGTAAGAGTAGTCCAGGGTTGAATACAGACAActctaattttaattattctcAAGTTGGTTTTGATGAAAGTTTCCCTCAGAACAATGAATGGTCAAGACCAACAGATGAACCACCTACTGACCATGTTCAAAGTAACAGCAGACGGGAAAGTCACGATGATCTATCAGGGTCTCTGCAAGAACTAAATTTGAACAACCATAAAAAACCATCAACAGATACATCACACCAGAGCCATCATGATGACGCTAGAAGCAGTCATGATTTTAGTTCAACAACACAACCCCCCCCTGCTGTGTCTCCACTTAGTTTTCCAAGTCCTGTTGCATCCAATGTGGTTCCACCTGTTATGGTTACCAACATGCCTCCCCCACCACCAGTTTCATCTACATCTACACCTTCAAGTGCATCTTCCTCTGCTGCATTACCAGCTGCTTCCTCTTCCTCAGCAATACCTCCACCAAATTTCCCACCACCTACTTCAAGTCAAAATCCCTTCAAAATGAATGCAGGTCCATTCTCTCACAAAACGATAGCTAAAGTGTCGACTAGTGCTGCAAGTGCACCGGCATTCCCAGCACCTAGTGCGACTCTGGCATCTCCTGCAGTAGTTAGCAAAGTGTCTCAGCACAACAGAGTGTCACAGGGGTTCGAAGCAAACCTCGAAACTACACCAGATAATTCAGAACGACCAGACCAGCCCCAAATATCAGCGTTTCGACCATTGCCTGTCTCGCAACCGGTACCCGATAATATGGAGATAGCCCCACAGAATGATAGAAACGAATATCTACAAACAGCACATTTGTCAAGCAGTGACTATGGAGAAAATACCGACTTTAGTAGAGGCCCACCTCCTCCTGGGTTACGGCGGATGGTAGTAGGTCAACAAGAATCTGAATATAatcaaaatttgaatatttccGGAGATGAACCGCCACCTGGCTTGGCTAGAATGGTGCCAGGTCAACAGACCGAGTCTGTAAATGCATACAATCAGGCAGGAGAAAATTATTTAGACCGTCATATTGACGGACAGCCAACTGAAAATAGCGCTCGTCCTTACCGCCAGGCTGACGGTCAACAAACGCCAGACAGTTACACACAGGCGCCTCCTGCCAGGGCTGCAGAGAGGCGACCTATTGGGCTGGATAGGATGGTGCCAGGCGAACCAAGCAATGATGAGTACCCGCAATATCCGACTTCCAACTATGCTGGCACGAACGAACAGCGCGTGGTCACGGGTCTGGACCACGACTTCTCTATGCCGACTGACGCTGGGCCCCCAGATGTCAGAGAACAAAATGTCGACGGTTCTGATTACACCGAACAGAGTTCCAGGAACCCGCCGAGAAACATAATAGGTGCCAGGGAGTCCAGTAACGACGCCTCTCCAGATTTCAGCGCGCCGCCGGATGATAATCAGCGGGAAGTCACGATGGAGGGCGAAAACCTGCAAGATTTGAGCATAATTTCTTCAACAGAACTGACGTACTCACGAGAACAGGTGTTGGACGGCGCTGATATTACACTCGCAGATATCGCTACTGACAGAAAGACTGATTTATCAGATTCTATAGACCACCCCACCACAAGTTCTAGGCGCCAATCTCTAAATAGAGTTAACACTTCGGGAGAAGACTCCGAGAGAGATAGAGCATTCAAATCTTCGCCGAGAAGAGACAGAGACAAACATAAGTCGACCAGAGATAGAGATTCGAAGCGGGACAGAGACCGCGatcgagagagagagagggatcGAGACCGAGAACGTGACAAAGACGGCAGGTACTCTCGCGGCGACCGGAAGTATGAGCCTGAGAGGAGATCTGGCAGGGAGGAGCGTCGGGAGCGCGACGCCTACCCGCGCGAGCGACGCGACCGTGACCGCGACAGCCCGGACgcgcgccgccaccgccgcaCGCGCGCGCCGCGCTACGAGACCGAGGACACGGACTACTACAGCGACCGGGAGAGAGATCGAAG GCGCCATCGCGAGGGCTCGTACACCTCTTCCAAACCGCCCCGTCCTGAAGACAAGGAGCGGCGGTACGTCGAGGAGCGAGACCGCAACAAACGGTACCACACGATAGAACGAGACAGACGATATGACGACGATCGCGAAAGGCGCGAGCGGCGGCGCGGCGACCGCTACCGCGACCGCTACGAGCGCGCCTACCGCGACATCGACCCCTCGCGCAAGCACGGCAACCTGCGCGCGCAGCGCGACGAGGACGCCAGGAGAG ttGTGACATTCTCGAGCGATGCAAAAACTAAAGATAGTTGTTTGGGACAAG GCGAGCTGTCGGCGACGTCGCGGCCGGAGTCGCGCGAGGCGCCCGCCACGGACGACGACTCGCACGAGgcgcgccgccgcgcccgcgcgcGCCGCACCGCCGAGCCCTTCTATGACG AGTACGGCAGCGGTATGGGCGGCGGGTACGCGGACCCGTACCTGGTGCAGCGGCAGCAGTACCAGTACTACGAGCACCTGCGGCTCACCAACCCGGCCGCCTACATGCAGGTGTACAAGCAGCTCATGGCGGGCCACGCGCCGCCCGTGCCGCCCTACTTCACCCCGATCACAG AGCTGGGCGGCGCGGCGTACGAGGAGCGGCGCGAGGACCGCGGCAGCGTGCACTCCGGCCGCTCCAGCGCCACCGGCCTCAAGGGGAACGACAC GTACTACGGCCGActggcggcgggcggcgccggCTCGCTGCGGGCCGCCtcgctgcgcaccgacctctcCGACAG GGACCTGAACACGGACATGTCGCTTAACCTGCACCTGGAGGAGTCGACCGTGCGCTCCGAGAGGATGACTCCGTTCCGGTACTCCACGGCGCACACCAAG GGCAGCGTGGCGTCCCGCGACGTGGTGGTGGTGGCGGCGGGGTACCCGGCGGACGGCGCGCCGGGGCCCGTGCGCGTGCTGTCGCTGGCGGCGGCGCTGCAGCGCCTGCCCGACGCGGCCGAGCTGGCGGCCTACCCCGGCCCGCTGGTCAAAG GCACAACGCACAAGAAGAGTGTGATCGAGTACTGCAAGTTGCGCGCGCGCAGCGCGGCCCACGAGGGTGCGCGTGACGTCACGGGCTACGTGCTGCTGTGGGAGCTGCTGGCGCTGATGCTGCGCCAGAACGGG GTGGTGGTAGGCTCGGACATAGCGGAGCTGCTGATGAATAACACCCGCGAGTACCCGGACTCGGCGGCGGCCAGCAGGCGCGGCTCCGGGGCCGAGCCCCGCGAGCCTCGGCCCGAGCCCTGCGAGCCTCAACCGGAGCCCCGCGACGAGGACAGCTACGCGCCCGACCAGCCCGCGCCCTCACTTGACGACTTGA CGCTGCGTGTTGCAGGCCGGGCCGCGGCGGACGCGGGCGCCGCGCTGGACCGGCTGCGGGAGCTGCTCATATACGGGAACCGGCAGGAGGCACTCG AGTGGGCCATGCGCAGCGGGCAGTGGGCGCACGCGCTGGCGCTGGGCGGCGTGCTggggcggcgcgcgcgcgggCTCGTGGCGGCGCGCTGGCTGGCCGCGCTGCCCGCCGCCGACCCGCTGCACTCGCTGCACGCCGCGCTCAACGTCGCGCCCGTGCCCGCCGCCACC TGCGTGTCGGAGGCGCGCTGGGGCGACTGGCGGCCGCACGCCGCCATCTTGCTGGCCAACCCGTCCGCGCGCCCGGACCACGACCGCCGCACTCTGCTGCAGTTCG GAGACAGCCTGGCGTCGCGCGGGCTGCTGTACTCGGCGCAGTTCTGCTACCTCGCGGCCGGCGAGCAGCTGGCGCGCCACCCGCTGGCGCCGCTGGCGGGCCCCGGCGGCCCCGCGGGCGCCCCACTGGCGGGCTCCGGCGGCCCCGCGGGCGCCCCGCCGCGCCTGTCGCTGCTGCTGGGCGAGCCGCGCGCGCCCACGCTGGCCCAGTTCGCGCACAACAAGGCTCTGTTCGCCACCGAGATCTACGAGTACGCCATGTCGCTGAACCAGGACGACTTCGTCCTCGCCGAGTTCCAG GCGTACAAGCTGGTGCTGGGCGTGCGGCTGGCGGACGTGGGGCTGTACGAGCGCGCGCTGGCCtacagcgcggcggcggcgcgcggcctGCAGCGGGCGCCGGCGCCGCACAGCCGCGCGCTGCTGCGGGCGCTGGCGGCGCTGGCCGAGCGCCTGCAGCACCACGACCCGGCGCTGCTGGAGCCGGCGCCCGAGGACGGCGACAGCGCGGAGGCGTCCCCGCGCCACCTGCGCCACTGGCTGGACGACGTGCGCCAGGCCGCCGACGCCGCGGACATAGCGCTGCCG GGCACGCAGTACCCGCAGCCGACGCCGTACTCCGTGCCGACCGAGGAGACTCCCGACTACGCGACGCAATACTACGCGCAGCAACAACACCTCGACCAACAGCAACAGCTCGGCCAGCAGCAACAACAGCTCGGCCAGCAACAACAACAGCTCggtcaacaacaacaacaacagcagccCGGCCAGCAACAACAGCTCGAGCTGCAGCAGGAGCCGCTGCAGCAGCAGCCGGCAGTGGAGGAGCCGGCGCAGTACGCGCAGTATGAGGACTGGGGCCACGCCGCCGAGCCGGGGCCCTACGCCGAGCCCGGGCCCTACGCCGACCCCTACTGGCAGCCCGACTCCTACTCCTACGGAGAG GGCGAGGCGCCGCAGATCTCGATGCCGGGCTCGCGCCGCGCCGACTCGCTCGCCGCGCCCGCGCATGCGCAC GACGAGGAGCCCGACGCGGAGCCTCCGAAGGCTCCGAGCAACAAGAAGCAGGAGGACAAGCCCAAGGCGGAGGGCGCCAAGGACGGCAAGGCCAGCAAGGGCGGCTGGCTGGGCGGCATCCTCACCAAGCTGTCGCTGCGGCCGCCCAACCAGATGATCCTGCCCGACGACAAGAACCCCACC ATCGTGTGGGACGCGGAGACCAAGCGCTGGCGCAACCTGGACGGGGACAGCGCCGacagcgcgccgccgccgccgccgccgcgggaCCTGCCGCCCGCCATGCAGTCAGTACCCACGA GCACGTCCCCTCCTCCGCCGTCCGCCGGCGCTCCGCCCTCCGCGCCCGTCTCTAACATATTCAAAATGCAGAAAGGAAGAC ACATCAAGAAGTCGTACGTGGACGTGCTGAACCCCGGCGGCGCAGGCCCCGGGCCGGGCCCCGCGCCGGCCCCCGCCGTGCTGGGCCCCAGCGTGCCGCTGCAGCCGCCGCCCAGCTACTTCGTGCCCGCGCCACTGCCGCAG